The following nucleotide sequence is from Psychroflexus torquis ATCC 700755.
GCGAATTTCAATAGGCCTTTGCAATTGCTAGATGAAGTTCGATCTACGATGCTACCTATTGATGTACTCTAGTGATAAATTAATGCCTTTTGACTTGTTTTTCGCCAAAGTACTTTGTTAGAGGTTTGAATTTTCCATTGTCTTTTGTTCAAGATTATTCATTCTATACCCCAAAATGCCGCTATTTATATCGATTGCAATATGTAGAAAAACTGCTATCCAAATATTTTCAGTAAAATAGTAAATAGTGGAAAATAAAAATCCCAAAATAAAAGAGGCTATAATGTTTTGCTTTCCCATACCGATATGAGTTGCAGCAAAAATTATATTTGTCAAAATAAATGCAATTAATAAATTGGCATTTTCTTTTAAAAACTCGAATAAAAAGAGTCTAAAAATTATCTCTTCACAAATTCCAGCACTTATAGATAGAATAACAAACCAATCAAATTCTTTTTTTGTCTTTGGTAGATAGCGGTATATGTCTTTCATTTTCTCCTTAACAACGGGGAGGGAGGCGGATGTGATATTCGACTGCTTATACTGTACAATCGTAAATGCCAAAGCTAAAACTGAAAATACAATACTGATTACAGTAAAATTCGGGTACAGATTTAATTGAGGGAGTTGTGTCGTAAAAAAATTAATGAGAATCAGAATTGTTAGACCCCAGAAGATTGTGATTGTTTGTTTGTAGTCAAGTAATCTAAACTTGTCGTCTTGCTTTATGCTATTGTTCGTTTTTTTATAGGTTAACAAAAAGTATGTTGGGTAAATTATCCCAATGAGCCCTGCTAAAATAGTTGTCCAAATCATTTTTATGTTGCTGCTATTAATATTTGTTGTTACGACCCTACCTCTAGAGTTAGCTTTAAAAATAGTGGTTTTGAAATATAGTAATTTTTTGTCCATTATTTTTAGGACATGCTAGGGGCTGTTTCTTATAAAAACTTGTTTTTGAATGGAATTGATTTAAAAAAATGGTGCATTCAAATTCATGCCATAAGTAAATCCGCTTTTTGCTAAAAGAATCATAGCCTATTTACTTTATACTTTGGATATGGTAAGAAGACTGGAAAGTGAAAATACCAGTAGATAATCCATTATCTGCAAAACAAGTTGTCCAGATGAAGTTGTCAAAAACCAAAAATAAATAAGAACTATTCAAAACTTTTTTTTGTGTATTCTCAAAAAAAATTAAAGTAATTCCTGTTGACTTGTTTTTTAACTCAGCACTTTTTTAGCAAGCGTTATTTATTTCAACTTAAGTTTATCAATCCTAGTTCCAACTGTAAATTCTTTCATTTCCTTTTCAAGATTATTGAAATCAACTTGTTGTACTTTCTTTATAACTTCTCCGTTTTTCATTACATAAATTTCATCACACGTATCCGCAAGAGTTGAAAAAATGTGAGAAGAAATAATTACTGTTTTTTCTAATTCTTTAAATCGTTTTATAATTTCAGTTATAATTAAATTGCTTTGTATGTCAACACCATTGAAAGGTTCGTCCAGAATAAATACATCATTTCCTTGTAAAAGAATTGCGGTTAAAGCCAATTTCTTTTTCATCCCTGTTGAATAAGTAGAGGCATACTGATTTAGGGGTAAGTCAAATATATTTTTGTGCTCAATATTGGATAGTTTTATTTGTCTTGTGTTGGCAAGTAGTTGTATGTATTCCCTTCCGGTAATTTTAGAGAAAAAAAACGGTTCTGTTAACAACAGTCCTAAATGGTCTTTTAGTTTAGTATAGTTAGATGAGATATTTCCTTTATAATCTTCAAGTCCTGAAAGGCACCTAAATAGAGTTGTTTTCCCTGCTCCATTTTCTCCAACAATGCCATATACTTTCCCTTTTTTAAATTCTAAATCTATTGAATTTAGAACTTGATTTTTACCGTAAAACTTTGATAATATTTCAATTTTAATCATTTAAAATGTCTTTTAATTTTTTAATCGATTGGTAATAAAAAAAAGGAATAAATATTAAGAGTATTGGCGGAAAGATTAAACTTGTTACAATCAAAATTAGTTGTGATACATTCATCTCATTTGGAAAAGACGAATATTTGGCAAAAATTATTGTCGTGAGATAAGCAAAACACAAAAGAATAAAAACAATTAAAATATCAATTTGATTAAAAAATGAAAAACTCAAAGTAATTATAATTGGCAAACTTAAAAGTAAAAAATTGATCAAGCATGTTTTTGTTTTTTCCAATAAAAATTCTTTCGGAGATAAATTATAATTCCAAACAAAATAGTCGTTTTCTATTTTTGAATAATAAGAAAAACAAGTTATTCCAATTAATAGCACAGAAAAGACACCTAGGTTAAAATTTCCAACGGATACTGAAATATAAGTTAAGACATAAGCTATTGGAAAAACATAAAATGTCTTTCTAAAGCCAACAGCAAATTCAAATGGTTTTTTACTAAACGGTGTTGGAATTGTTACAATCACATTTGTGCTGAAGTTGAACAGCATAATGATAATTACCAATAAATTTAATAAAATAGAAAACACAAATTGTTCTTTGTAAATTAAAAACAGAGTAAAAGGCAAGCAATAGAGGAGGTTTTCTACTACTCTTAATTTTTTGTATTTGTCTTTATTGAATATAGATTTTAAGAAATCATTTCGTTTAGGATCACTTAATCTTGAGACGAAACTTAATGCGATTAATCCGTAAACATAATTGGCGAATTCTGTGTTTCCGAAGAGATAATTGGAAAGCAGAATAAATAGAAACAGTAAAAGTGGATATCCTATCAAAAGTGGAAGTCCAAAATCAATCATTTTCCTATTCAGCATTTTATATTGAAGTTGGAAGTATTCTTTCATTCGTAATATTGACCAGATTTAGTAAAATATTCTCTTTTTGTAAGTTTAGTTTTTGTGAAAAAAATGTTATTCTGTCCATATTCATATTTATAACACGAAAATAAGAGCCTATAGAGTTTTATAATTCAGTCAATTTTATGAGTAGTTTTTCATTAACCACAGCGGTAATGTATAAGCGTAGTTGAATTTATAAAAAGCCAAATTAGTAAAAATAGAACTAACCAGTGGAAATTCTTAAGGAATTTCCATGTGGATGGGAAAACCAAGCAATTAATTTTATTCTCTATTGGCAATAGTGAATTATCATAAAAAGCTGTAAGTGAATCTATTTTGGTCTCCAAATGTTTGATCATTCAGAATCGATTTATAAATGCTATTTGCTTTTACAAATGCTTTTGAATACCCTGTATTTTTTGTTTAACTTTTTTTGTTAAATATTAAACAAATATAAATATTTATTATACGTTTGTTTAACTCGAATTAAATAAAAAATTATGATGAATAGAAATTTACTAGCTTTTTTAATGATAATCCCTTTCTTTTTTATCAGTTGCAGTGATGATGATGGCTACTCAAATCCTGAACCACCTGAAATAACTGAACTAAATTCTAAAATTTATACTCTAGGAACAGTAGGTGATTTTGGAGTTTCTGGCACAGCTAAATTTATAGAAAATAGCGATGCCACATTATCCATTGAATTAGATTTACAAAATACACCAGCAGGTGGTATCCACCCTGCACACATTCACTTTAACACTGCTGTTGAAACTGGTGGCATAGCTTTGACACTTGAAGATGTAAACGGAGATACGGGGAAAAGTACAACTATATTTACAACCCTTAATGATGGTACTGATATCACATATTTAGAGCTGCTTGATTTTGATGGTTATATAAACGTTCATTTAAGCGCGACTGAATTATCTACAATCGTTGCACAAGGTGATATAGGACAAAATGAGCTTACAGGCGAAACCATCAGCTATGATCTAAATGAAAGAGACGTTCCTGGTATTAATGGTACTGTTGTATTTGCCAAACGTGTTAATCAAACAACCTTGGTCTCTATCAACCTCACTGGTACTCCTGCCGGCGGAAGACATCCAGCACATATACATGAAAATGATATTGCTACTACAGGAAATATTATCGTTGGTTTAAATCCAGTAATTGGAGATAGTGGTATTAGTAAAACGCAAGTAGAAGCCTTAGTTGGTGGTGCTGCGGTAACTTATACCGAGTTATTGACTATTAACGCATACATAAATGTTCATTTGAGTAATGCTGATTTAGATACAATCGTTGCTCAAGGAAATATTGGTTCTAACGCAGGTACCGATCCAGGGGGTGCAGAGTCAAAGACTTATGATGTAACCAATAGCGGAGC
It contains:
- a CDS encoding CPBP family intramembrane glutamic endopeptidase; amino-acid sequence: MDKKLLYFKTTIFKANSRGRVVTTNINSSNIKMIWTTILAGLIGIIYPTYFLLTYKKTNNSIKQDDKFRLLDYKQTITIFWGLTILILINFFTTQLPQLNLYPNFTVISIVFSVLALAFTIVQYKQSNITSASLPVVKEKMKDIYRYLPKTKKEFDWFVILSISAGICEEIIFRLFLFEFLKENANLLIAFILTNIIFAATHIGMGKQNIIASFILGFLFSTIYYFTENIWIAVFLHIAIDINSGILGYRMNNLEQKTMENSNL
- a CDS encoding ATP-binding cassette domain-containing protein, with amino-acid sequence MIKIEILSKFYGKNQVLNSIDLEFKKGKVYGIVGENGAGKTTLFRCLSGLEDYKGNISSNYTKLKDHLGLLLTEPFFFSKITGREYIQLLANTRQIKLSNIEHKNIFDLPLNQYASTYSTGMKKKLALTAILLQGNDVFILDEPFNGVDIQSNLIITEIIKRFKELEKTVIISSHIFSTLADTCDEIYVMKNGEVIKKVQQVDFNNLEKEMKEFTVGTRIDKLKLK
- a CDS encoding CHRD domain-containing protein translates to MMNRNLLAFLMIIPFFFISCSDDDGYSNPEPPEITELNSKIYTLGTVGDFGVSGTAKFIENSDATLSIELDLQNTPAGGIHPAHIHFNTAVETGGIALTLEDVNGDTGKSTTIFTTLNDGTDITYLELLDFDGYINVHLSATELSTIVAQGDIGQNELTGETISYDLNERDVPGINGTVVFAKRVNQTTLVSINLTGTPAGGRHPAHIHENDIATTGNIIVGLNPVIGDSGISKTQVEALVGGAAVTYTELLTINAYINVHLSNADLDTIVAQGNIGSNAGTDPGGAESKTYDVTNSGASAYIFNGEGLSDSNNPDFTFKRGGTYTFNVTVPGHPFYINSVRGTGTANTYNSGVTNNGAVSGTITFTVPTDAPDTLYYNCEFHSSMTGMITIID